TTTCCATTATTTCCGTCTTTGAACAATTGTGCTAATAATTTTCGGGAAGTCTGGACGATTTTTATTCCCGCATTGGGTTCCATAAAACTACTACGAGCGGTTAGTATTTCATATCCTCCTTCGTCAAAGGCTTCTGGGGTCGGACAGTAACCAGTATAACCGTTGGAAATCTCGGAAACCATCGTATATTTTGCAGGTGAAGATTTTTTAATATCCAGACCCAAACGACAAAATAATTCTGTAGGGTTGCAGACAATGGCTAAATCGCCAATTCTCATGGCAGTAATTTCAACATCCACATTACCTCCTTTACGCTCTTTCATTTCTCTTAATAACTGGATTTCACGCTGATAGATCTCCGATTGTGCAGAGCCTAATCCTGATTTGACCTGATATTTTTCCTCATCTAAATTTCGAATAGCAATGCGGATAGTTTCAGTAGCGACATCTATTATCATAGTATCTTGATACTTTGTCCACAAAAAAAGTTGATATAATTTACATGCCAGGGTCTCTCCTATTCGTTTAGACCATTCTGGACCTGATTCGGCGGGTTCTTCTTCTCTTAGATTATTTATCTGCGTTACATCACCACAGGCACCATTTAAGAAAACAATAGGAATAGACAGCCCCCATTGCTTTCTTAAAAAATCACGAAGATGGTAAACATAATCAGCGGAATAAAACGAACCACTGAAAACAGTTCCATGCAGGGCATAATTAATAACTGCACTTAATAGGGTTCCATCTTCTTTTGTGATAAACATGGCTAATACTTGTGGGTCTACGGGTCCAGCTGGTGCAACTATCTGTGGATTTTTCCAACCGGGATGAGTTACCACTGTTCCATCTTTCATGTAAAATCGGCGATTAAAGGCTATCCCTTCTTGTTCCCCTTCTGCGAAGCCTATTTTTGCCTTTGTAAGATTGTTCCATGCAGTCTGGATACCTTCAACTATTTTATTTTCTACCATAGAGCAGTATTCGGGGTCGCGTTCGGATGAGAAAACATCAACAATAGGTCCTCCATGATGGGTATGTGATGCGGAAATGATAATATTCTGGGGCGGTAAAGGAATTTTTTCTGAAATTTTTGTTCGAACTCCGGCCACAATATCATCGGGGATAAATAAAGAATCAATAGACACGATGGCAACAGCCGTGTTTGCATTTTTTAAAACCAATGTGTTGAGTTCTAATGGGTCATGTGTACCTTTAGAAATTGCTTTATTAAAACCGCCGGGCATTTCTTTGCCGGGTTCCGGGGTAATATCTATAGTAGAAGTTCCTGCAAGAATTCCCTCTTCTGCATAGAGATAGTTAAAGGATATGCATAACATTACAAAAAAGATAGATATAAAATTTTTAATCATTTTTCGTCCTCCTCAGGTTAAAATCGTATTTCAAAACCTACACACAGGTGGGGTTCCTGTGGATGTTTGCTAATAACTTCAAACTCTTGCTGGATATTTGCCCATTCCTCAGGCAGACAACCTCCGTATAAATAGTCAAGTGCAATTCCTTTTTGTGCGAAGGAATCACTCAGGTCTTTGGGAGGCTTGATGTAAAAGCGATAATATCGTCCAATTTCTTGCATTCCTAATCGGCGATAAAATCTCTGTGCTTTTCGGTCCTGGCTCCAATATTCTAAACGATGAAACCCCTTTTTAATAGCATCTTGAATAGTAGCATCAACCAATTGTTTCCCAATGTTTTTCCCGCTATATTCGGGAAGTCTTCCAAATTCAAGGACATAACCTCCGAGGCTGTCCTTGTTCCAACATAGTTCACCGAGTTCGTTTTCATATTGCACATCTGTCAATCCGACGATTTTATTATTACAAATAGCGACCAACCGTGTGCTTTGATGCCCTTCGTATGCAGGTCGTTCTTGAATAACGAGG
The sequence above is drawn from the Candidatus Hydrogenedens sp. genome and encodes:
- a CDS encoding GNAT family N-acetyltransferase, whose product is MEEIIIREYCDEDREEWLKVHAIIMSISHAWNLVIQERPAYEGHQSTRLVAICNNKIVGLTDVQYENELGELCWNKDSLGGYVLEFGRLPEYSGKNIGKQLVDATIQDAIKKGFHRLEYWSQDRKAQRFYRRLGMQEIGRYYRFYIKPPKDLSDSFAQKGIALDYLYGGCLPEEWANIQQEFEVISKHPQEPHLCVGFEIRF